CTCGGTCAGCGCCGACGTGGTGGTCGGCACGCGCCCCGGCCTGAACGTGCACCTCGCCCGCGAGACCGCGCGCGGCGCGCTGCGCGTCGGCCAGGAGCACCTCACCCTGGACAGCCACTCCAAGGAACTGCGCCGTCAGCTCCGCAGCGTCTACCCCCGCCTCGACGTCCTGACCACGACGACCGAGGCCGACGCCCGCGCCTACCGCCGCAAGATGCGCCTGCCCGGCGTCCACGTCCAGGCCGTGCCCAACCCCGTGCCCGCGCCCGGCATCGAGCCCGCCGACGGCTCCCAGAAGTGGGTCGTCGCGGCGGGGCGGCTCGCCCCCGTCAAGCGGTACGACCTGCTGATACGGGCCTTCGACCAAGTGCGCGCCGAGCGCCCCGACTGGCGCCTTCGGATCTACGGCGGCGGCAAGCAGAAGGACAAGCTGCGCGCCCTGATCGACGAACTCGGCCTCTACAACCACGTCTTCCTGATGGGACCCGCCCACCCCATCGAGCCCGAGTGGGCCAAGGGCTCCATCGCGGCCGTCACCTCCAGTCTCGAGTCCTTCGGCATGACCATCGTCGAGGCGATGCGCTGCGGCCTGCCCGTCGTCGCCACCGACTGCCCGCACGGGCCCGGCGAGATCATCGACAACGGCGTCGACGGACGCCTCGTCGAGGTCGGCAACCCCGACGCGATCGCGGGCGGACTGCTCGAACTGATCAACGACGACGGGTTGCGACGGCAGATGGCGGACGCCGCCCTGGAGGACTCCGAGCGTTTCGACCCGGCCCGCATCGCCGAGCGCTACGACGCGATGTTCACCGGGATGCTGGACCGCGGCAGCTCCTTCGGCGGCCGGATGCGCGGCTCACTGCACCGCACCCGGGGCGCGCTCCTGAACGGCGCGTACGCGGTGCGGGACATCGGACACGGGGTACCGACCAGCGGCATACAGACGAAGGGATCCACCGCATGACGGCCTTGGCCACCTCGGACGCCTCATCGCCCTGCGGCACCGGTGCCGATCAGGGCGTCGCGGCGGCACCACGCGCCGACTGCATAGCCGACTCCGCCGGAGGCCTCACCTTCGACGTCACCGACCCCGGTGGCAAGGGTGCGGCCTACCTGCTGCTGCGCCGCCGCGACGCGGCCTCCACCGACGAGGACGTGCGGCTCCCGCTGTCGCCGGCGGCCGACGGCAGGCTGCGGGCCGCGCTGCCCAGCAGCGTCGAGTTGGCCGAGGGACGCTGGAACGCCTACGCGGAGGTCGGGGGCGGCACCCCGCGCCGCCTCGCGCCCGGCGTCAACGACCTGCGCTCACTGGTCGACCGCGCCCCCAGCGGCGCCCGCGGCCACATCGCCGTCCGCATTCCGTACGCGACCAAGCAGGGCAACCTCTCCGTACGCAGCTGGCTGCGCGCCCCGCACGCGGAGGTCGGCGAGCTGCGGATCGCCGGGACCGCGATGACCGCGCAGGGCCGCGTGTACGGCACCGCGCTGACCGGCGCCGCGTACGCCGAGGCGTCCCGCCGCGCCGAGCCCGACCGGATCGAGCGCTCCGAACTGGACGCCGACGGCGTGGAGTTCAGCTTCGGCCTGCACTGCGACGTGCTCGCGGCCGGCGGCCCGGGACCCTGGGACCTCTGGCTGCGCCCGGCGGGGGAGAGCGGGCCGCGGATCCGGCTCGCCCGGCTCCTGGACGACGTCCCGGACAAGAAGCAGATCTTCACCTACCCGGCGGTCCGGCTCGACACCGCGGCGCACGGTCCGCTGGAGGCCGGGGCGTACTACACGAACGACAACGACCTCTCGGTACGGATCCGCGAGGCGGAGCCGGTCGAGGACTGACGCATGTCGAGGACTGACGCATAGGGAGAGCTGACGGCATCGCGGACCGTGGCTGTCCGCGACGCCGGGCACAATCAGCCCCATGTTGGAGACCTCCGCACGCCTGCTCCGCCTGCTCTCGCTGCTCCAGGCCCACCGCGACTGGTCGGGCGCGGACCTGGCCGACCGGCTCGGCGTCACCCCGCGCACCGTCCGCCGTGACGTGGACCGGCTCCGCGAGCTCGGCTACCCCGTCAACGCGAGCCCCGGCACGGGCGGCGGCTACCAGCTGGGCGCGGGCGCGGAGCTGCCGCCGCTGCTCCTGGACGACGACGAGGCGGTCGCCGTGGCCGTCGGCCTGCGCACCGCCGCCGGACAGGGCATCGAGGGCATCGGCGAGACCTCCGTACGCGCCCTGGCCAAGCTGGAGCAGGTCCTGCCGAACAGACTGCGGCGCAGGGTGGGCGCCCTGACGGCGTTCACGGTGCCGATGCTCAGGACCCCGCGGCAGCAGGCCGTCGACCCCTCGGTCCTGACCGAACTCGCCCACGCCTGCCGGGACGCGGAGCGGCTGCGCTTCGACTACCGCGACCACGGCGGCAGTTCGACCCGCCGCACCGTCGAACCGCACCGCATCGTCTGCACCGAGCGCCGCTGGTACCTGGTCGCCTGGGACGTCGACCGCGACGACTGGCGCACGTTCCGCGTGGACCGCATCGCCCCGAGGCCGCCGCACGGCCCGCGCTTCGAGCCACGCACCCCACCCGCCGACGACCTCGCCGCGTACGTCTCCAAGGGCGTCTCCACGCGCGCGTACGCCGCACAGGCGGTGCTCCGGCTCCTGGTGCCCCTGGAGGAGGCGGCCCAGCGGATCACGCCGTCGGACGGCACGCTGGAGGCCGAGACCGAACGCAGCTGTCTGCTCCGCACGGGCGCCCTGAGCCTGGACGTCATGGTGATCCACGTGCTCCTGATGGGCTTCGAGTTCGAGGTCGTCGAACCGGCGGACTTCACCGAACGGATCGGCGAGGCGCGGGACCTGCTCAGCCGGGCCCTGGACCGGGGTGTTCGGTCTGCGGATCCGGGTGCTGTTCCTCCGGCGGCTGGAACGCCGCGTACCGCGGATGGTGCAGATCGAACGCCGGGGACTCGGAGCGGATCCGGGGCAGCGTGACGAAGTTGTGGCGCGGCGCCGGGCAGGCGGTGGCCCACTCCAGGGAACGGCCGAAGCCCCAGGGATCGTCGACGTCGACCTTCTTGCCGTACTTGGCGGTCCTCCAGACGTTGTAGAGGAACGGCAGCGTGGACATGCCGAGCAGGAACGCCCCCATGGACGAGATGGTGTTGAGCGCGGTGAAGCCGTCCGTCGCGAGATAGTCCGCGTACCGCCGTGGCATGCCCTCCGCGCCCAGCCAGTGCTGGACGAGGAACGTCACGTGGAAGCCGACGAAGAGCGTCCAGAAGTGGATCTTGCCGAGCGTCTCGTCGAGCATCTTCCCGGTGAACTTGGGCCACCAGAAGTAGAAGCCGCCGAAGGTCGCGAAGACGACGGTGCCGAACACGACGTAGTGGAAGTGGGCCACGACGAAGTACGAGTCGGTGACGTGGAAGTCGAGGGGCGGCGAGGCCAGGATGACGCCGGTGAGCCCGCCGAAGAGGAAGCTCACCAGGAAGCCGATCGCCCACAGCATCGGTGTCTCGAACGACAGCGAGCCCTTGAGCATCGTCCCCGTCCAGTTGAAGAACTTCACGCCCGTGGGGATCGCGATGAGGAAGGACATGAAGGAGAAGAAGGGCAGAAGCACCGCGCCCGTCGCGAACATGTGGTGCGCCCACACGACGACGGAGAGCCCGGTGATGGCCATCGTCGCGCCGATCAGGGGCAGATAGCCGAAGATCGGCTTCCTGCTGAACACCGGGATGATCTCGGAGATGATCCCGAAGAACGGCAGCGCGATGATGTAGACCTCGGGATGCCCGAAGAACCAGAAGAGGTGCTGCCACAGCAGCGCACCGCCGTTCTCCGGGGCGAACACCATGGAGCCGAAGCGCCGGTCCGCCTCCAGGACGAGCAGCGCGGCCGCGAGCACGGGGAACGCGAGGAGCACCAGGATCGAGGTGAACAGGACGTTCCAGGTGAAGACGGGCATCCGGAACATCGTCATCCCCGGCGCCCGCATCCCGATGACGGTCGTCAGGAAGTTCACCGAGCCCAGGATCGTGCCGAACCCGGAGAGCGCGAGCCCCATGATCCACAGGTCGGCGCCGATCCCCGGCGACCGCTCCATGCTGTTGAGCGGCGCGTAGGCGAACCAGCCGAAGTTGGCGGGGCCCCCGGGCACCAGGAACGAGCCGAGCACCATCAGGCCGCCGAAGAGGAACAGCCAGTACGACAGCATGTTGAGCCGCGGGAAGGCCACGTCCGGGGCGCCGATCTGCAGCGGCATGATCTCGTTGGCGAAGCCGGCGAAGGTCGGCGTCGCGAAGAGCAGCAGCATGATCGTTCCGTGCATGGTGAACATCTGGTTGAACTCGTTGTTCGACATGAGCTGCAGCCCGGGACGGGCGAGCTCGGCGCGCATCATCAGGGCAAGGAGGCCCGCGATGAGGAAGAACACGAACGACGTGATCAGGTACAGGTGACCGATCTTCTTGTGGTCGGTGGTGGTCAGCCAGTCCACGAGGACCCGGCCCGGACTCTTCTGCCGGACCGGCGGTGCTGCCGCGGTTGCGGTCTCAGTCCCCATCGCTCGCCCCTTCGCCGTTGCGCCGCTGGCCCTGCACGAAGCACCCGCCATGATGCTCGCGTCCCACCCGGATCCGACAGGGGGCGTACCGGCCCGCTGTGCTGGAACCCTGAATTCCCTATGTGTCGTCACCTCTCGCCGGGTGCCCCGGATTCGGAAGTGGGGAGGGTGTGTAAAGGCAACTCCGCGGTCTGTCCGCCGCGCTATTCCGGTGGTATCGGAGCGCTCTCGGGGAGCTCGCGGGAAATCCAGGAATGGTGTCGGAACAACTCCGGAACCGCCCGTACGTGTGACGGAGTTAAGGCGAAACGGGCGTCGTGATCCTGTGACAAAAGCGTGACCGGAGGGGGACCGGTGACGCATGGTGTCCGGCTACGGCCTTCCCCGGCCCGGCCGGGCCGCCTAACGTGGCGGGCATGGCACCTATACCGACCCCTCCCGCCGAACCCCAGGACAGCTTCGACGCCTACGTCGGCCTCGCGGCCGAGGGCGCCGAGCGGCAGGCCCGCGAGCGCGGCTGGTCCACCGTCAGGTCGCTGCCGCCGGGCGCGATCATCACCATGGAGTACCTCGCGGGGCGGCTCAACTTCGAGGTCAAGGAAGGCGTCGTGATCCGCTGCTGGAAGGGCTGATGACTCCGGTCGGCCCCGGCGGCGTATGACCACGGCACGGCGGCCACGGCACGGCGAAAGGCCCCGGTTCCTGGACGGAACCGGGGCCTTCGCGATGCGGGGGATGGGTTGTGCGTACCGGCCCCCGCTGTCTTCGGGGCTAGCCGCCCGCCACCGGGCGGGGCGACGTGGCGGCGCGTGAGGCCCGCTCGGAGTGCGGCGGGCGGCGGCTGCCTGCCGGAGTGACCGGGCTGCGCTCGGAGCGCGGTGTGTGCGGTCCCGGCGCGAGGTAGGCCGGGGCGCGGGCCGGGCGGGCGGCGCCGACCGGCTCGCGGAGCGGGGGCTCGCCGGGCGGGGCGGTCGCGGGCTGCGGCACCCTCGCGGGGGCCGGGGCGACCGGGGCCGTGAGACCGGCGCGGCGGGCGCGCCACAGGTCCCGCAGGCTGAAGATCCAGCCCTCGACCCGGGTGAGCAGCGGCTCCACCCAGGGCAGCGCGAGCAGGACGAGCAGACCCGCGGCCCAGCCGAGGAGGACGTCGCTCAGCCAGTGCGTGCCGAGGTACACCGTGGTCAGGCCGACGCTGAGGGAGACCACGGCGGAGAGCGCCGAGAGGTAGCGGCGGGTACGCGGGGTGGAGGCCATATAGGCCAGGATTCCCCAGGTCACGACGGCGTTGGCGGTGTGGCCGGAGGGAAATATATCGCCGCCGAGCCACATCTCGTTGGCGCCGATCGTGGTGGCGTAGTGCGGGCCGAGGCGGCCCATGCCGAGCTTGGCGGCGCCGACCGTGACGTTGAGCAGCAGCAGGGCGGCGCCGAACGTCAGGAGCGGTCGGATGGTGTGCTGACGCCAGGAGCGCCAGCCCAGCCAGGCCGCGACCATCACGGCGGTCGGGCCGCGCTGGCCGAGGACCACCCAGTAGTCGAGGAAGGCGTGGATCTCGGGCCACTGCTGGTAGGGCCGGAAGAACATGACCTGCCAGTCGAACCGCACCAGCCACGACGTGGTCAGCACGGCGACCACGATGGCGAGGTAGAAGGCCAGGGTCGCGCTGAAGAGCACGATCCTGTGTCTGCTCATCCTCGGCAGATCGAGGCCGGCCGGTCGTTCCGGCTCCCGGTCGAGACGGGCGAAGACCCGGTCCAGACGGGTGAGGTTTCGTTCGGTACGCACCCAATCGACGTTACAGCGAGTGAGTGAGGGACTAGGCCGAATCAGTGGCTTTGTGATGACGATGTGATGTGGCATTGATCTCAGACGGAAGTTTATTCCTGAGGTTTCCCTATTCCGAGACGAGGCCATTACCGAATTCGTTGATCATTTGCGGGACCGTTTTATGGCCCTTATTAATTCGTTCACCGGGGGCTGGTGCGGAATTTCCCGTGCGCTCACCGGGACCCCGGAAATGATCATGGCGGACCCGAGCCGTTCAGCCAGAACGCCCCGTACACCGCGCTCGCCACGGCCACACCCCCCAGGACCAGCGCCGACCTGGGCGTACGCAGCCGGGCGAGCGCCACCGCGAGCGGCAGGAGCAAGGGGAAGGCGGGCAGCAGGAGGCGCGGCTTCGAGCCGAAATAGCCCGCGGCGCACAGGGCGAGCGCCACGACGATCCCGCAGTAGACGAGGAGCGGCAGCGGCTGCTTCCTCCGTACGCCGATGACGTACAGCCAGACCACCAGGGCGACCCCGAGGATCAGGCCGACTCCCGCGAGGGCTCCGGGGAAGCCGGTGAACTTGTCGCCGACGAAGCGGGCGAAGGCGTAGCCGAAGTCGAAGCCGTTGCCCCAGCCCGCCTGGACGTCGAGATAGCCGAGGAGGCCGTCGCCGGTGCGGTGGCCGACCCACAGGACGTAGCCCGCGGCGCCGAGCGGCGCGAGGACCACCCCGAGGATCATGTGCGGGTCGGGCCTGCGCTCCCGGTGCAGGCGGACGGCTGCCGTCACCCAGATCGCGGCGACGACCGCGGCACCGACCGGCCGGGTCAGGCCCGCGCAGGAGGCGAGCACGCCCGCCCACACCCAGCGGCCGGTGAGCACCGCGTACAGCGACCAGGCCGCGAGCGCGGTGAAGAGGGACTCGCTGTACGCCATCGACTGCACGATCCCCACGGGGAGGACCGCCCACAGCGCGACCGCGCAGACACCGGCCCGGCGTCCGTACAGATGGTCGGCGATCGCGAAGATCCCCGCGGCGGCGCAGAGCGAGGCGAGCCAGCTCACCACCAGGCCGGCATCGGCGTACGACAACGGGCTGATCGCCGAGACGAGACGTTCCAGCCAGGGCAGCAGCGGGAAGAACGCGAGGTTCGAGTGGACGCTGCCGTCCGGGAGCGTCACCTCCCAGCCGTAGCCGTGCTCGGCGACGCGGGTGTACCAGAGGGAGTCCCAGCGGGCGGTGAGGAGGGTGTGCGGGCTCTTGCCCGCCGCCGCGCTCCACGCGGCGAGGACCACGACCCCCAGGGCGCGCACCCCCGCATAGGCGAGGAGTGCGGGCGCCGCACGGCGCAGCGCGGCGCTCGCACGGGCGCCGTACGACGGCGGGGGCAGGCGTTGGTCCAGGTCGGTCACGGGCTCGATTATCGGCGCAGGCGGGAACCGGCCGCCCGCCCGGGTGCGTGGTCCAGGAGTGTGCCGCGTGGCGTACGCCACACCGTCTGCGCGCAACCGTGAGAGGTCCACCACGCGACACTGCCGTGAACTCGCGTACTCTGACGGCTCACTCGCCTTTCGTTGCCGCCAGCTGGGAGATCACGTCCCGCGGGGCCGCCGATGCGAGGGATCACTGGGAGGTATCGCACATGTCGGGTTCAACCACGGCCACCGCCCCTTCCGGCCGTCGGGTACCCGGGTCGCAGGGTGGCGCCAACCGCTGGCTGGTGCTCGTCGTTCTCTGCGTGAGCCTGCTGCTCGTCGCCGTCGACGCCACCGTTCTGCACGTCGCCGTGCCCGCCGTCACCGAGGACCTGAAGCCCGGTGGCATCGAGCTGCTGTGGATCGTGGACATCTATCCACTGATCTGCGCCTCGCTGCTCATCCTCTTCGGCACCCTCGGTGACCGGGTGGGCCGCAGACGCGTGCTGCTCCTCGGTTATGCCCTCTTCGGCGTGGCATCGGCCGTGGCCGCCATGGCGGACAACGCCCAGATCCTGATCGCTGCCCGCGCCCTGCTCGGCGTCGGCGGCGCGATGATCATGCCCGCGACGCTCTCGATCCTCCGCCAGGTCTTCCCCGACCGGCGGGAGCGCGCCGTCGCCATCGGCGTGTGGAGCGCGGTGGCCGGTATCGGCGCCGCGGGCGGGCCGCTGCTCGGGGGGTTCCTCCTTGAGCACTTCTGGTGGGGCTCGGTCTTCCTCATAAACATCCCGCTGATGCTGGTCAGCCTGCCCATCGGGCGTCTGCTGCTTCCCGAGTCGACGGGCGACCGCGACGGGCCGTGGGACGTGGTCGGCGCGCTGATGGCCGCGGGCGGCCTCTTCGGCCTCGTGTTCGCGGTGAAGCGGGCGGGCGGCGGCGAGTCACCGTTCGGCATGACGACCCTCCTCTCGTTCTTCCTGGGCGCGGCCCTCCTGGTCGGCTTCGTCCGCAGGCAGCGGCGGCGCAAGCACCCGCTCATAGACCTGTCGATGTTCGCGCGGCCCGCGTTCAGCACCTCGCTGGGCTGCATCGTGCTCGCGATGCTCGCCCTGGTCGGCCTGGAACTGGTCGCCGCGCAGTATCTGCAGCTGGTGCTCGGCCTCTCCCCGCTGGAGACCGGCATGCGGCTGGTGCCGCTCACCGTCGCCGCGATGGCCGCGGGCCTCGCCGGATCGAAGCTCCTGCACCGCTTCGGCCCGCGCGCGATGGTCGCCTCCGGCTTCACCCTCACGGCGGTGGCCGTGGTGATCCTCACCGGCATGGGCGACCAGCTGAACGACCCGCTGATGATGACCAGCTTCGTGCTGCTGGGCCTCGGCCTGCAGACCACGCTCTTCGGGTCCTACGAGTCGATGCTCAGCGAGGCGCCCCAGGCGCAGGCGGGCGGCGCCGCCGCGATCGGCGAGACCTCGTACCAGCTGGGTGCCGGCATCGGCATCGCGCTGCTCGGCAGCGTCATGAACGCGGCGTACGCGCCGGGCCTCTCCTCCGTGCGGGGCGTGCCCGCCAAGGAGAGCGCCGCCGCGAGCCACTCGCTCGGCGAGGCGTACGAAGTCGCTTCGGGGCTCGGCGGCGGGGCGGGCGAGGCCCTGCGCAACGCCGCCCGCGAGTCCTTCGTGCACGGACTGCATGTGACCTTGCTGGTCAGTGCGGGGCTGCTGCTGCTCGGCGCCCTGATGGCGCTGAAGCTGCCGCGGACCATGGAGTGCGGGACGCCTGCGGCGCTGCCCGAGCGGGAGCAGGGGGTACCGGCGCCCCGGGGCGAGGCGGGAGTCCCCGCGGAGTCCGTCCGCTGAACCGAACCCCGGCGCGACAGCCGGGGCGGGCCGCTCTGGACGTGCGGGATGCTGCGTCGTAACGTCAGCCGAGCCGTAGCTAACTACCACTGCTAGTTTTCGTGTCGCCGGAGGCCCGCATGTCCGCAAGCGCCCGCATCCCTCTGCCGCCCTTCGACCCCGCCGACCCCCTCGGCATCGACGACCTCCTGGAGCCGGAGGATCTCGCGATCCGGGAGACCGTCCGCAGCTGGGCGGCCGACCGCGTCCTGCCGCACATCGCCGACTGGTACGAGAAGGGCGAGCTGCCCGGCATCCGCGATCTCGCCCGCGAGCTCGGCTCGATCGGCGCGCTCGGCATGTCCCTGGAGGGCTACGGCTGCGCCGGGGCGAGCTCCGTCCAGTACGGGCTCGCCTGCCTGGAGCTGGAGGCCGCCGACTCCGGCATCCGCTCGCTCGTCTCCGTGCAGGGCTCCCTCGCCATGTACGCCATCCACCGCTTCGGCTCCGAGGAGCAGAAGCAGCGCTGGCTGCCCGGCATGGCCGCGGGCGAGATCATCGGCTGCTTCGGCCTGACCGAGCCCGACCACGGCTCCGACCCGGCGTCCATGCGCACCTTCGCCAAGAAGGACGGCACCGACTGGGTGCTCACCGGACGCAAGATGTGGATCACCAACGGATCGGTGGCCGGGGTCGCCGTGGTCTGGGCCCACACCGACGACGGGATCAGGGGCTTCGTCGTCCCCACCGAGGCCCCCGGCTTCTCGGCGCCCGAGATCAAGCACAAGTGGTCGCTGCGCGCGAGCGTCACCAGTGAGCTGGTGTTGGACGAGGTGCGGCTGCCCGCCGACGCCGTGCTTCCCGAGGTCACCGGGCTCAAGGGCCCGCTGAGCTGTCTCTCCCACGCGCGCTACGGCATCGTCTGGGGAGCCATGGGCGCGGCCCGCTCCTCCTTCGAGGCGGCCGTCGAGTACTCCAAGACCCGCGAGCAGTTCGGCAGGCCCATCGGCGGCTTCCAGCTCACCCAGGCCAAGCTCGCCGACATGGCGGTCGAGCTGCACAAGGGCATCCTGCTCGCGCACCACCTCGGCCGGCGCCTGGACGCGGGCAGGCTCCGCCCCGAACAGGTCAGCTTCGGCAAGCTCAACAACGTACGAGAAGCGATCGAGATCTGCCGCACGTCCCGGACGATCCTGGGCGCGAACGGGATCTCGCTGGAGTACCCCGTCATGCGGCATGCGACGAACCTCGAATCGGTGCTCACCTATGAGGGCACCGTCGAGATGCATCAGCTCGTGTTGGGCAAGGCGCTCACCGGCCTTGACGCCTTCCGGTGAGCGGCCCTGCCCGCTAGCTCTGGTTGAAGAAACCGTCCGCCGGACGGCTCGTCGCCTCCCCGTTGACGATGTGCGTGTCGGCGGGGGTGAGCAGGAACACCCGCGTCGCCACGCGCTCGATGGAGCCGCGCAGACCGAACGTCAGGCCCGCCGCGAAGTCCACGACGCGCTTGGCGTCGCCGGGCTCCATCGACGTGAGGTTGATGATGACCGGGACGCCGTCCCGGAAGAGCTCGCCGATGCCGCGCGCGTCCCGGAAACTGTCCGGGGTCACGGTCCCGATCCGGCGCCCTTCCTCTTCGGCGGCCTCGGCGACCACCCGCACCCGCGGGTCGGTCACCCAGGCTTCGCCGGGACCCTCGGCCCCGTCGTCGTCGTAGCCGTCGTAGTAACGCTCGTCATTGTTGTTGTCGTCGACGAGGCCAAGCCAGGCACTCGCCTTGCGCACCGATCCCATGGACGCCTCCTCTCACAGCGGGCTTTCTGCGTTCCGCATCCCCATGTTCGTCCATGATGCGGATAGTGCGCCAAGTGGATAGTCGCCGCGCGGGGTTTTCGTGACGGTACTGGTGCAGAGTCAACACGCCGTTACGCGTGATTCCCCAAGGGTCCTGCTGTGTACGGCTGCTGACAGTGAGTGAAATATGATCCTTCACGGCGTATGGGTGACGACCGGTGCGTCCGGGTGAACGGACCCCTCGATACGATGCCCCAGTTGATCGAAAACAGGCTCACGGGGGAGTCGCATGTTCGGAATCGTCAGGCCCTGCAGTCATCGTCTGGGCGAGGGGCTGAAAACACAATGGATGGCGCACCTCTGCGGCCTCTGTCTCGCGCTGCGCAGTGATCACGGGCAGTTCGCCCGCGTCGTGACCAACTACGACGGCCTGATCATCTCGGTTCTGACGGAGGCTCAGGCCCAGAAGTCCACCGGCTGGCGCCGCACCGCGGGCCCCTGTCCGCTGCGCGGCATGCGCACCGCTTCCGTCGCGCAGGGCGAGGGCGCACGGCTCGCCGCCGCGGTCTCGCTGGTGCTCGCGTCGGCGAAGGTGCGCGACCACGTCGTCGACGGGGACGGTCTCTTGGCCCGCAGGCCGGTGGCTGCCGCCGCCCGCAAGGTGGCACGGAGCTGGGACCGGGCGGGCGCCCGCACCGGCGCCGATGTGGGATTCGACACGGCGGTCCTGCTCGACGCCGTCGAACGGCAGGTCGGCATCGAGGGCTTGGCGGGCCCCGGTACCTCCCTGCTCACGGTCACCGAGCCGACCGAGACCGCGACCGCCGCGGCCTTCGCGCACACCGCCGTCATCGCGGGCAGGCCGGGCAACGCCGAGCCGCTCGCCGAGGCCGGGCGGCTCTTCGGCAGGCTCGCGCACCTCCTGGATGCCGTGGAGGACAAGGAAGCTGACGCCGCGTCGGGTGCCTGGAACCCGCTGACGGCCACGGGCACCGGCCTCGCCGAGGCCCGGCGCCTGGCCGACGACGCGCTGCACGGCATTCGCCTGGCACTGCGCGACGCCGAATTCACCGACGGCAAGCTCGCCCATGTGCTGCTCGCGCACGAGCTGGGGCGTTCGGTGGACCGCGCCTTCGGCACCGACGCGTGCGGGCACACACATGAGGTGACGGCCCATCAGGGCGGCACGTTCGGACCGCCGCCGGGGCAGGGCGGGCCGTACGGACCTCCCTCCAGCGGTCCGTACGGCCCGCAGTCCCCGTACGGAGGTGGCAATCCGTACGGAGGCGGGGCGCCCGGCGGGCCCGTGGGTCCCGGCGGGCCCGGCGGCCCCGGCGGCCCCGGTGGCTTCGGGGGCGGGCCCGGGTCCGAGCCGCAGCCGCCGAAGCCGGGCAAGCGGGGCTTCTGGGCGGGGTGCGCGGTCGCCATCGGGCTCTGCTGCACCTGCAAGGTCTGCTGCGCCGATTCCTACGAGGGTCCCTGGTCCCGCAAGAAGCGGGAGGGCTGCTGCAACAACTGCGGCGACTGCGGGTGCTGCGGCATCTGTGAGTGCTGCCAGTGCTGTGACTGCGGGATCTAAGAGAGCATCTAAGGGGTGAGAGGGCCCTGCGGAGGCACGGAAGGCCTCTGACGGGCCATCAGTCCTTGATCTCCGGCGGTGAGATCCGCGACGTCCCGATCGCCGAGTCCTGGGTGCCCCACTTCTTCAGGATGCGGTCGTACGTCCCGTCCTCGATCAGCCGGTTCACCGCGGCCTGAAAGGCGGACGCCAGCTTCGTGCCCTTCTTGAAGGCGAAGCCGACGTCGAGCCGGTGGTACTCGCCGAGGAACTTCAGGCCCTCCTGGTGGGCGACCGCGTAGCGCAGGCCGTTGATCGTGGACATCACCGCATCGCTGCGGCCCTGCTGGAGCGAGCCCCAGATCGCGCCCTGCTCGGCGTACGTCTTCACGCTGTACGGCTTCTTGCCCGCGTCCTCGCACACGTGCTTGTTGTCCTCAAGGGTGACCTCGAAGGTGGTGCCCGCGCCGGTCGCCACGTTCAGACCACACAGCTGCTTGAAGTCGGTGACCTTCTTCAGCTCGCTGTCGTCGCGCACGGCGAAGCCCTGGCCGTCGTTGATGTAGGTGACGAAGTCGATGGTCTTGCGCCGTTCCTCGGTCACCCCGAAGTTTCCGGTGCCCAGGTCGTACTTCCCGCTGTCCAGGGCGGGCAGGATCGCCTCGAAGCTCGCGGCCTCGCGCTTCAGCTTCAGGCCGAGCGCCTTGGCGACGGCCTCCGCGAAGTCGGCGTCCTGGCCGACGATCGTTCTGCCGTCCTCCAGATAGGTGTTGCCGGGCGGGCTGCCGCCTACGGCCGTCGCGAGACTGAGGGTGCCCCGCTCGCGTACGTCCGCCGGCAGGAGTTTCGCTGCCGCCGCGTCCTTCTTGACCGCG
This Streptomyces sp. NBC_01283 DNA region includes the following protein-coding sequences:
- a CDS encoding glycosyltransferase family 4 protein, producing the protein MHISFLIHNAYGIGGTIRTTYNLANTLAEQHDVEIVSVFRHRDEPVFSPDSRVRLSHLVDMRKESPGYEGEAADALRPARTFPSAEGRYDQYSALTDRRIAEHLSSVSADVVVGTRPGLNVHLARETARGALRVGQEHLTLDSHSKELRRQLRSVYPRLDVLTTTTEADARAYRRKMRLPGVHVQAVPNPVPAPGIEPADGSQKWVVAAGRLAPVKRYDLLIRAFDQVRAERPDWRLRIYGGGKQKDKLRALIDELGLYNHVFLMGPAHPIEPEWAKGSIAAVTSSLESFGMTIVEAMRCGLPVVATDCPHGPGEIIDNGVDGRLVEVGNPDAIAGGLLELINDDGLRRQMADAALEDSERFDPARIAERYDAMFTGMLDRGSSFGGRMRGSLHRTRGALLNGAYAVRDIGHGVPTSGIQTKGSTA
- a CDS encoding helix-turn-helix transcriptional regulator, translated to MLETSARLLRLLSLLQAHRDWSGADLADRLGVTPRTVRRDVDRLRELGYPVNASPGTGGGYQLGAGAELPPLLLDDDEAVAVAVGLRTAAGQGIEGIGETSVRALAKLEQVLPNRLRRRVGALTAFTVPMLRTPRQQAVDPSVLTELAHACRDAERLRFDYRDHGGSSTRRTVEPHRIVCTERRWYLVAWDVDRDDWRTFRVDRIAPRPPHGPRFEPRTPPADDLAAYVSKGVSTRAYAAQAVLRLLVPLEEAAQRITPSDGTLEAETERSCLLRTGALSLDVMVIHVLLMGFEFEVVEPADFTERIGEARDLLSRALDRGVRSADPGAVPPAAGTPRTADGADRTPGTRSGSGAA
- a CDS encoding I78 family peptidase inhibitor; the protein is MAPIPTPPAEPQDSFDAYVGLAAEGAERQARERGWSTVRSLPPGAIITMEYLAGRLNFEVKEGVVIRCWKG
- a CDS encoding phosphatase PAP2 family protein, whose protein sequence is MRTERNLTRLDRVFARLDREPERPAGLDLPRMSRHRIVLFSATLAFYLAIVVAVLTTSWLVRFDWQVMFFRPYQQWPEIHAFLDYWVVLGQRGPTAVMVAAWLGWRSWRQHTIRPLLTFGAALLLLNVTVGAAKLGMGRLGPHYATTIGANEMWLGGDIFPSGHTANAVVTWGILAYMASTPRTRRYLSALSAVVSLSVGLTTVYLGTHWLSDVLLGWAAGLLVLLALPWVEPLLTRVEGWIFSLRDLWRARRAGLTAPVAPAPARVPQPATAPPGEPPLREPVGAARPARAPAYLAPGPHTPRSERSPVTPAGSRRPPHSERASRAATSPRPVAGG
- a CDS encoding glycosyltransferase family 39 protein — its product is MTDLDQRLPPPSYGARASAALRRAAPALLAYAGVRALGVVVLAAWSAAAGKSPHTLLTARWDSLWYTRVAEHGYGWEVTLPDGSVHSNLAFFPLLPWLERLVSAISPLSYADAGLVVSWLASLCAAAGIFAIADHLYGRRAGVCAVALWAVLPVGIVQSMAYSESLFTALAAWSLYAVLTGRWVWAGVLASCAGLTRPVGAAVVAAIWVTAAVRLHRERRPDPHMILGVVLAPLGAAGYVLWVGHRTGDGLLGYLDVQAGWGNGFDFGYAFARFVGDKFTGFPGALAGVGLILGVALVVWLYVIGVRRKQPLPLLVYCGIVVALALCAAGYFGSKPRLLLPAFPLLLPLAVALARLRTPRSALVLGGVAVASAVYGAFWLNGSGPP